CATGCCGGGGCGTTGTGACGGTGGAGGACGCCTTGGTCCGCGGCCGCATCTTCGAGACATCCTCCGGAATCCCGGTCCTGCAGGTCCCGGAGGAGGACATCCTCGCCGTCGGGACCACCAATCCACTCGCCGATGTGGCCACACAAGCGCACGTGACGGCCCGCATGTCCAATCCCGAGCCAACCCCCGACCGGCTTTCGAAGAAGGGCACAGGCGCGCCCGAAGGGGGCGAGCTAGGGATGGCGAGCATCAAATACGGAGACTTGATCCAATTCGAGCCCATCGAGTCCGTGGTCCAGCTACGGGACGCCGACGAGGCCGCCGCTGCCCGACAGCTTGTCCAGACCTATGTCATCTCCGAGGAGATGGCCGAGAAGCTGATCAATCTGGTTGTTCCTCAGCTTCAGTTCGACCGGCCCATGGACAACAAAGGGCTGCTGGTCGTGGGCAACTACGGCACCGGTAAACCGCACCTCATGTCCGTGATCTCCGCCCTGGCTGAAAACGGCGATCTCGCAACGCATCTGAACGACAAGAGCGTGGCCGGCGCCGCAGGCAAGATCAGCGGGCGCTTCAAGGTGGTCCGGACCGAGATCGGCGCGACCACCATGTCCCTGCGCGACATCCTCGTCGCCGAACTGGAGGAGCACCTGGCCGCGATGGGCGTGTCTTATTCCTTCCCGCCCGCAGACAAGGTGTTCAATAACAAACGTTCCTTCGAACCTCATCTTGGAGGGCGCACGCGATGAAGGATGCTCAGAAGCCCGACCATGTTAGCCTGACCACGCTGGTCCACTGGCTCGGCGAGGGTCGCTTCGTCATTCCCGATTTCCAGCGCGAGTTCGAGTGGAAGCCATGGGACATCCGCGAGCTCGTGCGGTCGATCTTCCTCGACTACTACATCGGCAGCCTGTTGCTATGGAAGGGAAAGCCCGAAAACTTCGCCGCGCTCGTTTGCGAGCCGATCTACGGCCACCACGGCAGCGGAGACCCAGTGCACATCGTCCTGGATGGGCAGCAGCGCCTCACGGCGATGCACTACGTATTCTTCGCGCCGGACAAGCCGCTACCGAACCGTTCCAATCGCTTCCTGTACTTCATCCGGGTCGACCGGTTCATGGAGGGAGCCTACGACGAGGCGTTCGAGTACGACTGGACCCGCAGTGGACTGAACCTGCTCGCGGACCCCGTTGCGCAGTACGAGCACCACATGTTCCCCCTGTCGGTGGTGGGCCAAGGCGGATGGGAACTGCCGAACTGGGTGCAGGGCTACGAAAAACACTGGCGCGAAAAGGAGCAGGCGGCGAGCAGCGCCGGCGACGTGGCGACGGCCGAGCGAGCGGGACTTCGCGCACGCGACGCCCACTCCTTTGGGCAGCACTTGAAGGGCATCACCGAGCAGTACCAGATCGCCTACATCGAGCTCGACCGTAACCTCGAGATCGACAAGGTGTGCTACATCTTCACCCAGATCAACAGCCGCGGGATCCGCCTCGACGTCTTCGACCTGGTGAACGCGCTCCTGAAGCCCAAGGATCTGCAACTGAAGCAGCTCTGGCGCGACGCTGCGCCGCGTCTCGACTTCGTCGAGACCGAGCGGATGAACGTTTACATCCTCCAAGTGATGTCTATTCTGTGCCAGGCCTACTGCTCGCCCAAATACCTTTACTACCTCCTGCCAGGCCAGGAAAAGAAGGTGCGTGAGCCGGACGGATCACTTCGCAAGGAGGTTTTGGTCCCTGACGTAGGCGACTTCGAGCGCCGCTGGAATGAGGCCGTAGAAGCGGTTGAGCGCGCCATCGCACTACTGCGCCATCCCCAAGAGTTCGGTGCCATCTCCTCCAATTACCTGCCCTATGTCTCGATCCTCCCGGCGTTCGCAGCGCTCCAGTCCACTCTGCGCGCGCTCCCCGCCGCACGCCAACTCGATGCGCAGCGTAAGCTTCGTCACTGGTACTGGGCTAGTGTGTTCACCAACCGTTACTCGGGGTCGGTGGAGTCCACAACCGCCCGCGACTATCTGGCCGTGAAAGCATGGTTCGAGAACGACGCCGCGAAGCCGGACCTCATCGCCGACTTCCGGGCTCGCTTCAGGACACTGGATTTCCGGCGGGAAACCAAGCGCGGCACCTCGGTCTACAACGGCATTTTCAACTTGCTCGTGCTGCGCGGTGCCCGCGACTGGATGACTGGCAACGTGCCCCAATACGGGGATCTCGATGACCACCACATCGTTCCCAAGAGCTGGGGGAAGGAGCACGGGCTTGGCACTCTCATCGACTGCATCCTGAACCGGACACCGCTCACCGCTGACACCAACCGCAAGGTCATCAACGACCGCCTGCCGAATGAGTATCTGCCGGAGCTTATCAGCGCGAACGGCGAAGTTAGAGTCCGGGCCACCCTTGAAACCCACTTCATCTCTCCGGCGGCCTTCGACATTTTGCTGCGCGTCCCCTTCACCAAGGAAGACTTCGAGGCTTTTCTCGCCGAACGCCAGAGCACACTTCAGGCCGCGATCGAGGATTTGCTGGTAAAGTAGCGCTTAGACCTCCCGCCACAGTCGTAGCGTGGACGAAATCACGCGCAAGGAGGGAGAGGCGGCGATCCTCTGGTTCGAGCAGGTGACCCAGCGATGATCCGCGGCCTCAAACCCTACCCCGCCTACAAGCCTTCCGGTGTGGAGTTGCTGGGCCAGGTGCCGGAGCATTGGGAGGTACGGCGGTTAAAACGAATCGCGCGGCTCAACCCTAGCAAGTCGGAAGTTCCGTTAGCAATGCGAGACGATCCCGCCGCATTCCTACGAATGGAACACGTTGGATCGGACGGGCGATTCGATGCATCGGAGGTGCGGCCCGTTTCGGACCTGTGGAACGGGTTTACCTTTTTTCGGCGCGGCGACGTTATCGTCGCGAAAATCACACCATGCTTTGAGAACGGGAAAGGCGCTTGTCTCCAGAATCTACCGACGAGCGTCGGGTTTGGTCCAACTGAGTTTCACGTAATCCGACCCTCGGCGGCGGTGACCTCATCTTACCTTTATCGCGTCACCACCCTTTCGCAGTTTCGCCAGCTTGGAGCCGACGAAATGACGGGTGCGGCAGGGCAACAACGTGTGCCGGCGGAGTTCATAGCCAACTTCCTGATACCCCTGCCACCCCTCCCCGAACAAACCGCCCTCGTCGAGTACCTTGACGCCGAGACGGCCAAGATCGACACTGCTGTCTTCGCCTCCCGCCGTGAAATCGACCTCCTGCGCGAATACCGCCAGCGGCTCATCGCCGATGTGGTCACCGGCAAGCTGGATGTGCGCGAGGTCGCGGCACAGTTGCCGGAGGAGCCAGCGGATGAAGAAGAGCCTCTGGGCACTGAAGATACTGAAGCGACGGCCGATGAGGAAACGGATAACAATGAGGAAACCGCGGATGAAGAAGAAGGTCGCTAAGCCACCAAGATGCGTAAGAGGGCCCGCGGCCTCTTATTGTCAGCCTGGCGGCGAGATTGTACTGTACCAAGCCGCCGACGGCCGGGTTCAACTCGAAGTGCGGCTTGAGCGCGAGACCATCTGGCTGAGCCTCAATCAGATGGCTGCCTTGTTCGACCGGGATAAGTCCGTGATTTCTCGGCACTTGCGCAACATTTATCGAGAAGGCGAGCTCGATCGGGGGGCAACTGTTGCATTTTTTGCAACAGTTCAGCAGGAGGGCGGTCGGACGGTGAGCCGTCAGGTGGAGTACTACAACCTCGACGCGATTATCGCGGTGGGCTATCGGGTCAACTCCAAGCGCGGCACCCAGTTTCGCATCTGGGCCACCGGGGTTCTGCACGATCACATTTTGAAGGGCTACACGGTCAATGCGCAACGGTTGGCCGCACTCCAGCAGACCATTCGCTTGATCTCCAATGTGGTTGATCAAAGCTCGCTGGGCGGCGACGAGGCTGCAGCGATGCTGCGGGTCCTGCGGGATTATGCTGATGCCTTGAACGTGCTGGATGCTTATGACCACGGCAAGGTGCCCGAACCTGAAAAGGCCTCAAAGAAAGCGGAACCAATAAGCTTGGAAGAAGCGCGGCGGGTGGTTGCGGCCTTGCGGGAACATTTCGGGGGAAGCGGCTTTTTTGGAAGGGAAAAAGACGACAGCCTCGACAGCTCGATCGCGGCCATCTTCCAAACGGTAGATGGGCATGAGCTTTACCCCAGTATTGAGGAAAAGGCGGCACACCTACTTTATTTTGTGGTGAAAAATCACCCCTTTTTAGACGGCTACAAGCGGATTGGTGCGGCCTATGACCGCGACTATTGCGTTGACCTGGTGGAACTTTCGGCGTTTCTGCACGCTACCCAGCCCGAGGTGGCCGAGGCGCTTGATCTGGATCACGACAGCCCCATCCGGAGGAAGTTTGACCTTGTTCCCAAGCTCCAGCTTGGGAACACAACTGTGCAGAAGCTCCAGCTTCGGTGAGGCCGTTCCAAAGCCAGAGCTTGGGAACGAGGGGAAAAATCTTCGTGTGCATCAACAGCAAAGGCACACCCCTCAACCAGGCCGATTTCATCCTGACCTTGATGTCGGTCTTCTGGGACGAGGAGTTGCGGCAAATGTACGCATGCCACGCGTTACCGGACGGGTGGCACGGAATGGATTACGCCACGTTCTTGGAAGAGCGTCGAAAACGAATCGCTCAGGTGATCCGAAGTGGATTCGAGAAATTGAAAGTAGAATCGTAAAGATCACGACCGCAATGCGATTTGCAAGAAAATGACGCATTAAGGAGAGGTAACAAAT
This is a stretch of genomic DNA from Desulfoglaeba alkanexedens ALDC. It encodes these proteins:
- a CDS encoding GmrSD restriction endonuclease domain-containing protein, yielding MKDAQKPDHVSLTTLVHWLGEGRFVIPDFQREFEWKPWDIRELVRSIFLDYYIGSLLLWKGKPENFAALVCEPIYGHHGSGDPVHIVLDGQQRLTAMHYVFFAPDKPLPNRSNRFLYFIRVDRFMEGAYDEAFEYDWTRSGLNLLADPVAQYEHHMFPLSVVGQGGWELPNWVQGYEKHWREKEQAASSAGDVATAERAGLRARDAHSFGQHLKGITEQYQIAYIELDRNLEIDKVCYIFTQINSRGIRLDVFDLVNALLKPKDLQLKQLWRDAAPRLDFVETERMNVYILQVMSILCQAYCSPKYLYYLLPGQEKKVREPDGSLRKEVLVPDVGDFERRWNEAVEAVERAIALLRHPQEFGAISSNYLPYVSILPAFAALQSTLRALPAARQLDAQRKLRHWYWASVFTNRYSGSVESTTARDYLAVKAWFENDAAKPDLIADFRARFRTLDFRRETKRGTSVYNGIFNLLVLRGARDWMTGNVPQYGDLDDHHIVPKSWGKEHGLGTLIDCILNRTPLTADTNRKVINDRLPNEYLPELISANGEVRVRATLETHFISPAAFDILLRVPFTKEDFEAFLAERQSTLQAAIEDLLVK
- a CDS encoding restriction endonuclease subunit S, with the protein product MIRGLKPYPAYKPSGVELLGQVPEHWEVRRLKRIARLNPSKSEVPLAMRDDPAAFLRMEHVGSDGRFDASEVRPVSDLWNGFTFFRRGDVIVAKITPCFENGKGACLQNLPTSVGFGPTEFHVIRPSAAVTSSYLYRVTTLSQFRQLGADEMTGAAGQQRVPAEFIANFLIPLPPLPEQTALVEYLDAETAKIDTAVFASRREIDLLREYRQRLIADVVTGKLDVREVAAQLPEEPADEEEPLGTEDTEATADEETDNNEETADEEEGR
- the rhuM gene encoding virulence protein RhuM/Fic/DOC family protein; this translates as MKKKVAKPPRCVRGPAASYCQPGGEIVLYQAADGRVQLEVRLERETIWLSLNQMAALFDRDKSVISRHLRNIYREGELDRGATVAFFATVQQEGGRTVSRQVEYYNLDAIIAVGYRVNSKRGTQFRIWATGVLHDHILKGYTVNAQRLAALQQTIRLISNVVDQSSLGGDEAAAMLRVLRDYADALNVLDAYDHGKVPEPEKASKKAEPISLEEARRVVAALREHFGGSGFFGREKDDSLDSSIAAIFQTVDGHELYPSIEEKAAHLLYFVVKNHPFLDGYKRIGAAYDRDYCVDLVELSAFLHATQPEVAEALDLDHDSPIRRKFDLVPKLQLGNTTVQKLQLR